A section of the Candidatus Rokuibacteriota bacterium genome encodes:
- a CDS encoding type II toxin-antitoxin system HicB family antitoxin — translation MLQHTIKAVIRPGEQSGYVAECPEIPVVTQGLTLDEVTRNLQEAVALHLADEDLSALGLAPNPTVVVTMELSPTHA, via the coding sequence ATGCTCCAACACACGATCAAGGCCGTGATTCGTCCAGGAGAACAGTCGGGATACGTGGCGGAATGCCCCGAGATCCCGGTAGTTACTCAGGGCCTCACGCTGGACGAGGTCACTCGAAACCTTCAGGAAGCCGTCGCTCTCCATCTGGCTGATGAGGACCTGTCCGCCTTGGGGCTTGCCCCCAACCCCACCGTTGTCGTAACGATGGAGCTCTCGCCCACGCATGCCTAA